The following is a genomic window from Saccopteryx bilineata isolate mSacBil1 chromosome 4, mSacBil1_pri_phased_curated, whole genome shotgun sequence.
GTTATCAAAACTAATTTTTATGTTGTGTCTCATCAGATGGAGACACATCACTTATCACATCACTTATTTAATAAGTCTTTTTGTTACTACTACTTTAGgtattctaaaaagaaaactgtGGATGATTTTCTCTGGATAGTGTAACTAATAATCTGATTTCTTATATGTTCTTCCTGGCTCTGGTATCTCTATTCATTTAAAATCACTCTGGATATATCAAAACTTTGTGCATTATATGCAAAGAAAGATCTGTGTGATATTCACCAACTCCTTCAGATGGGAAGCACATGTTGCCAAGTACCACCACTACACCTAACTGTCCACTGCAGCTTTTCCCCAGGCAGCTCCTTAACCAGTCTCATATCAGAGAATAAAGATGCAAGTATACTGATGTTCATTCAAAAGGTAGTGCTACAGGGAAATCTACTCACAcaccaagaggaaaagaaaagtgtGAAATACCTTTATCTGGCTTCCAAAAATAGTCCCTGATTCTTCTTTCAATGAGTCTGCAGAGGAGAAAAAGACTACCTGAAGATTTTTCACCTTAACCTTCCCCTTCCTGTGGACAATAATCCCCTGCAGCTCTCCTTTCCATGCTGACCTATTCTACCTCCTCTACTTGCCCACAACCCATAATCCCTCAGAAGCCAAAACAGCTGATTTCAAGTTAGTTAAAGAATACAGACTTCCTGGCCTTATTTACCTGACATTTCAAATTTGTGCTGAGTCTCTGCTTCTAAAGGATCTTCAATAGGATTTGAGCCATGTGATGGAGACAACATGCTTTCGGGGGATGCCTGAAGACCAAAAAGAATAAACACCCTAAGTACTGGCATAACACTACAGcttacacaattttatttttcaatgctaATAAGAATATAGAAGCAATTCTAAGTCCTATCCATGTAATTTGATTCTAACGTATACCTTAACAGAAACGCGATATGTATGTATACCACTGATCGCACCTACATGCTTTAAACACGTCAAACACATCAGAACACAGGAATACAAAAACCGAGAGGCCTAAACTTTCATTTCTCACCTAAAGTATAACCCTCCATCCAACCTCCCAGGCCCTGATCTTATATACCTCTGTCTTCACAGTTGTAAGTGGAGTCTCATCGCCTTTCCCACCAGCAACATCTGCTTCAGCAATCTCTGCAGCTGCAATACTTCTGGGTTCCTCATCTAAGTCCTGACTACTGAGTTCTGGTGGCTCCATACATGTAGCTGGAACAATTCCTGTGACTATTTCAGCCCCTGAAATGCCTTGCTCTGGTTCTGTGGGTTCCATTTTGATCTCAATACTGGGTACCCTGATGTCCTCCAGTTCATGGATTCCTTTGTTTTCTGATTCCTCAAAGTCCAGCCTCTCTTGCTTGACTGTCAACTCTGGTGCAGAGAGAGGTACTGGCTTGTCCCGCTCCTGCTGAAGAGGGTGCTCCCAAGGGCCAGGCAGAGACTGAggatcatcattttcttcacagaACGACAGTGCCGCTTCCACTGCTGCCACATCCAGCACCTCAGGATGATCATCTACCTGTCCCATGATACATAGACTGGTAAAGTCACAGAAAAAAGCCCAATTACCTCATTTCTCTTAGCACCAAATGAGATGGCCTGAACCTACAGCTCTCTCCATCAATGGACAGGCATCTGTCCTGTGCAAACCAGTAACATGGGCATATCTGGGGAGATGACTAATACATCAGCACCAGAAGGCTTTGGGACTAGAGATGGCGGTGGGCAGAAACAGGAAAGTTGTTTGTTTCTGTTAATTTTTACTGTGAGAAGCTGAGGAGAGATGCCTATGTAGGACCCATGAAAGACTCTTTTGGAATTTGCCGAATAGTTAGTTACCTTGTCCTCAATGATGGCAATGATATCTCCAACAGTCTCAAAGTCCAGCTCTTCACCAGTGTAAGACACAGCAATATCCATCTTCTCAGCCAGGTCTAAATCTTCCTTCCCATCTACGCTGGGAGGCTTTGATCCTCCAGAAGCCTCTGCTACCCCTGATCGGAAACACTCTTCTTTGATAGAATTGATGATCATGGAGATTTCACTGCTATCCATAGAAACAGTTACAGTATGTGGATCCCCCACAGCCTCCATGGGAACACAGGTATCAGGTTGACTCACTGaataacaggaagaaaaaaacctaGTGACCACCTGGAGATCACACAAGGATATAGATAGATGTCAAGTACCCATACACTAAAGCTCAGAGAAAGTTATCTTGCATCTATCTGCCTGGGTTTTCTTCTCCCCAGTTTTATCTAGAAAGTAAGATAAAAACACATTCTCAAGCCCACTCCTATGTATACACTTAGCTAACCTTTAGTCCCCAACACATAATTGCCCACCCAACCCACATTCAACACCATTCAAATGCCATATCCTTGTTTTTCTAAGGATAAAGATGGTAAATGTCCATGGAGAACAGGACAGAAGCATTTGAATTGGAGCTGATGCCCTTGATCATCTTTCTCTAATGGAAACTCAAGATGAAATTTTGGACTTAGCGGCTGCTCAGGGTGTGGGTCTGGGACGCACCTGGAGCTACACTCTCAGGAGTGGAGACAGCTGGAGCAGAGGATGGTGCTGGCAGTGCAGGCATCATGACAATGGTAGCCTGGGACACAGACTCTACAGGGGGTGGCACAAGTTTAACTGGAGGCTCACTGGCAACAGTAGTGAAGGAAGCAAGAGGTGTGGTAAACTGTGTAGGACCAGCTTCTAAAAGCCGGGAAAGAGTGGGAGCACCTAACAGacaaagaggtacacaaaatgaGGTAAGAAGGAAGCATGTGAACAAGAAGCAATAGCCACTTTAAGATTCAACCAAGAAAATTTTAAGTCTCAAGGATGAAAGTCACTCCTCTGTTGAATAAGCTCATTACTTATACCCTCGCTTTCTGTAACCTTAAGATATTCTGCAAAATTAAGAATGAGCCAAAGCACTACAATGTACAATGTTATTTGAAAAATGGGTGGTGTTTCttcctcagaaaaaaattaagctcaACAAAAGAACTGGTATGAATAAATATCACTTTTGCTAAAGTCAAACGTGCCATAAACAACCCACATTCAACACCATTCAAATGCCAATATCTAATGTTTGTCTGGAATTTTATAAAAGGCCTTTTTCTGCCTTACTTTTTcgatttcatttaattctcactacATTTTTGTGAAGTGCATATGCTGCAATTAagcaaagagaaaactgaggcccaagagTTAAGTTACCTAGCCAAGGTCACAAAAGCAGAGTGTGGTAGGCCTGAGATTCAAGTCCAGTTCCCTGGATCTAAATCTCAGCACCATCCTCTGTAAACTCAGGTGTCTAATTTGCAAGCCCCAGCAGCTTCGCTATTAACTTCCTCTTAACTATTCCTCTCATTAATATCTATGCTGCAGCCATCCAGTGCTATCAATATTTTGATGATGTAATGGATTTAAAATCTGGGGCACtgcagacctgtggtggtgcagtggataaagcgtccacttggaaatgctgaggttgccggttcgaaaccctgggcttgcctggtcaaggtacatatgggagttgatgcttccagctcctcccctcatctctctctgtctctcctctctctctctctctctctctgtctctccctctcctctctaaaatgaataaaaaaaaaaaaaatctggggcaCTACGGGGTTTAACAGATAAAGTAGCTCTAAGGTTGGGATCTAATCTAGGATTGAAAATTGCTTAGTAACAAAGGCTAGAAACCAAAGACCATCAACACCAAGTTCAACATCTCTGAAATAAAAGGTAGATAATGGAAAAGTGGTGACTTACCTGAGGCAGCAGGGGAGGCTGCAACAGTGTTGGGTGTCTGCTGCATCTCCCCACCATGTATCATGGGAAGGACCCCGCCTACCTCCAGGAGGACACCTGTACTGTTCAGGTGGCCAGAAGCCACAGTCATTTCACTCTCATTGACCTACCAGGGAAGAATAGAGGTGAAGGCTACACTCAAGCTTTCCTTTACCACCACTTCCCAAAAAAGTTCCAGCAGTTGACCAAACTTCATAAAACTAAAAGTTAATATCCAGAGAGTAATTTCAGACCCAAGGGAAATTCtaattttcaaaacttatttaacAAGAGTTCTCTGGAGATGAGAACCAAAGTAATTATGGTTTCAAATACCTCAGGACCCAAGAATACTAACAACTTACTGTGttggttttgtgtttatttttttcccttaattaaCATTTAACTAGGTGATCGCTTCCTCttttgaactgttttttttttccatgtcatATTTTTAAGTCCCAGGCACTCCCTTCCAAAGTACTAAGTCACCACAGCTCTCAAACACCCACAGAAGTCTCCATACCAGTCTGGGGCTAGTAGGCAGGAGGCTGCCCTTCTTCAAGAGCTCTGacagcagaggggaggggggtggagttGCTTTCTGTCCAAGCATCTTTTTCTGGGGTGAATCATCTGTTACTGGGGTCATGGGGGCTTCTAAGGGTGCAGAGCCTGGAGGAAGGGTGTCAGGAATCCCAGGAAACGAGGTGACTGGGGTACTCGGCAAAGTCCCAGGGGTTACCTAAGAGACAACAGAGAACCTTTATCTGACTTCTCAAACTCTGAAGGTTCCCTATTAATCTGGATGGGTTAATGtgtctattattttattagtcCTGAGTGAAATGCATAGAAACTCGCTACCCTCCTGCTCTTAGCCACAACTTTCTTCCCCATTTTTTCTCTTACATCTACTCAAACCCACAATGAGCCAACCACTCCACCCAACCCACTTGTTATAAACTCCTTACCCACTaccaatattatatttataaggtAATTGTCCCTTGTTTCAGCAGGAATTTTATAGAATACACTAATGAATAATTCCTTGACAGTCTTTTACCTATCTTTCAAATGTCAAAAGCCTCAATGTTTTTAGGTTCATCCTTATCTTAGAGCACAGAACAAGGTAAATTAAGTCTTTAGCATTCAGACGAAGAGAGGAAGTTGCTTCTAGGCCAGAAGTGATTTCCTCATCACTCAGCTCTCTGCTGGCTTATTGCCGCTTTGCTTAATTAATTCCTATAGATGGAAATATACTCACCCCAGAGGTGGCctcttccacagtggttgcagTCAAGTCACCAAGTGGATAATCACTTCCTGGGGAGGCAGAATCTATTGGTGATCGAACCATCACAGTAGGTAACCTCCGAGGGGGTGTTTTTACTGCTTGACGAGCTAGAACATGCAAGGGAACAATTTCTAAGTATTCAacgttaaataaataaaactaaacattaCTTGGTTATTACATAATAACAGATAAATAGGAATATTGCATTACTAAAGCAGCATTACAAGTTTGAATTAGAAggcttcttaaaaattttttcttgggTTGATTttgtgggggaaggaggaggaggggagaagaggagaagagaaggggagaggagggggagagaagtggacaggaaggggagagggggaaagaagggggggagacggaaaaagggggaggggaaaagggaggtgggggaagaacactgatttgttgttctgcttatttatgcattcattggctgattctgaTGGCATACTGAACTGCAAACCCTTGGCTTATAGAGATGtcgctctaaccaaccaggctaccgggccagggccagaaagcttTAACATTTCTGGAGACAGGAAAACTTACCTATAAGAAATTCTCATATTAAGCAAATTCACTTAAATTATTCAACTATCCAAAGGTCCTTGGAGTAGGAAAGTGGTTTAAACACTCCATAATATCCTCCTCAGCAG
Proteins encoded in this region:
- the BRD8 gene encoding bromodomain-containing protein 8 isoform X7, whose product is MAAGTGKHKLLSTGPTEPWSIREKLCLASSVMRSGDQNWVSVSRAIKPFAEPGRPPDWFSQKHCASQYSELLETTETPKRKRGEKGEVVETVEDVIVRKLTAERVEELKKVIKETQEKYRRLKRDAELIQAGHMDSRLDELCNDIAMKKKLEEEEAEVKRKATDAAYQARQAVKTPPRRLPTVMVRSPIDSASPGSDYPLGDLTATTVEEATSGVTPGTLPSTPVTSFPGIPDTLPPGSAPLEAPMTPVTDDSPQKKMLGQKATPPPSPLLSELLKKGSLLPTSPRLVNESEMTVASGHLNSTGVLLEVGGVLPMIHGGEMQQTPNTVAASPAASGAPTLSRLLEAGPTQFTTPLASFTTVASEPPVKLVPPPVESVSQATIVMMPALPAPSSAPAVSTPESVAPVSQPDTCVPMEAVGDPHTVTVSMDSSEISMIINSIKEECFRSGVAEASGGSKPPSVDGKEDLDLAEKMDIAVSYTGEELDFETVGDIIAIIEDKVDDHPEVLDVAAVEAALSFCEENDDPQSLPGPWEHPLQQERDKPVPLSAPELTVKQERLDFEESENKGIHELEDIRVPSIEIKMEPTEPEQGISGAEIVTGIVPATCMEPPELSSQDLDEEPRSIAAAEIAEADVAGGKGDETPLTTVKTEASPESMLSPSHGSNPIEDPLEAETQHKFEMSDSLKEESGTIFGSQIKDAPGEDEEEDGVSEAASLEEAKEDQGEGYLSEMDNEPPVSESDDGFSIHNATLQSHTLADSIPSSPASSQFSVCSEDQEAIQAQKIWKKAIMLVWRAAANHRYANVFLQPVTDDIAPGYHSIVQRPMDLSTIKKNIENGLIRSTAEFQRDIMLMFQNAVMYNSSDHDVYHMAVEMQRDVLEQIQQFLATQLIMQTSESGISAKSLRGRDSTRKQDASEKDGGTRGRRCAIEADMKMKK
- the BRD8 gene encoding bromodomain-containing protein 8 isoform X4 produces the protein MAAGTGKHKLLSTGPTEPWSIREKLCLASSVMRSGDQNWVSVSRAIKPFAEPGRPPDWFSQKHCASQYSELLETTETPKRKRGEKGEVVETVEDVIVRKLTAERVEELKKVIKETQEKYRRLKRDAELIQAGHMDSRLDELCNDIAMKKKLEEEEAEVKRKATDAAYQARQAVKTPPRRLPTVMVRSPIDSASPGSDYPLGDLTATTVEEATSGVTPGTLPSTPVTSFPGIPDTLPPGSAPLEAPMTPVTDDSPQKKMLGQKATPPPSPLLSELLKKGSLLPTSPRLVNESEMTVASGHLNSTGVLLEVGGVLPMIHGGEMQQTPNTVAASPAASGAPTLSRLLEAGPTQFTTPLASFTTVASEPPVKLVPPPVESVSQATIVMMPALPAPSSAPAVSTPESVAPVSQPDTCVPMEAVGDPHTVTVSMDSSEISMIINSIKEECFRSGVAEASGGSKPPSVDGKEDLDLAEKMDIAVSYTGEELDFETVGDIIAIIEDKVDDHPEVLDVAAVEAALSFCEENDDPQSLPGPWEHPLQQERDKPVPLSAPELTVKQERLDFEESENKGIHELEDIRVPSIEIKMEPTEPEQGISGAEIVTGIVPATCMEPPELSSQDLDEEPRSIAAAEIAEADVAGGKGDETPLTTVKTEASPESMLSPSHGSNPIEDPLEAETQHKFEMSDSLKEESGTIFGSQIKDAPGEDEEEDGVSEAASLEEAKEDQGEGYLSEMDNEPPVSESDDGFSIHNATLQSHTLADSIPSSPASSQFSVCSEDQEAIQAQKIWKKAIMLVWRAAANHRYANVFLQPVTDDIAPGYHSIVQRPMDLSTIKKNIENGLIRSTAEFQRDIMLMFQNAVMYNSSDHDVYHMAVEMQRDVLEQIQQFLATQLIMQTSESGISAKSLRGRDSTRKQDASEKDSVPMGSPAFLLSLFDGGTRGRRCAIEADMKMKK
- the BRD8 gene encoding bromodomain-containing protein 8 isoform X6 translates to MAAGTGKHKLLSTGPTEPWSIREKLCLASSVMRSGDQNWVSVSRAIKPFAEPGRPPDWFSQKHCASQYSELLETTETPKRKRGEKGEVVETVEDVIVRKLTAERVEELKKVIKETQEKYRRLKRDAELIQAGHMDSRLDELCNDIAMKKKLEEEEAEVKRKATDAAYQARQAVKTPPRRLPTVMVRSPIDSASPGSDYPLGDLTATTVEEATSGVNESEMTVASGHLNSTGVLLEVGGVLPMIHGGEMQQTPNTVAASPAASGAPTLSRLLEAGPTQFTTPLASFTTVASEPPVKLVPPPVESVSQATIVMMPALPAPSSAPAVSTPESVAPVSQPDTCVPMEAVGDPHTVTVSMDSSEISMIINSIKEECFRSGVAEASGGSKPPSVDGKEDLDLAEKMDIAVSYTGEELDFETVGDIIAIIEDKVDDHPEVLDVAAVEAALSFCEENDDPQSLPGPWEHPLQQERDKPVPLSAPELTVKQERLDFEESENKGIHELEDIRVPSIEIKMEPTEPEQGISGAEIVTGIVPATCMEPPELSSQDLDEEPRSIAAAEIAEADVAGGKGDETPLTTVKTEASPESMLSPSHGSNPIEDPLEAETQHKFEMSDSLKEESGTIFGSQIKDAPGEDEEEDGVSEAASLEEAKEDQGEGYLSEMDNEPPVSESDDGFSIHNATLQSHTLADSIPSSPASSQFSVCSEDQEAIQAQKIWKKAIMLVWRAAANHRYANVFLQPVTDDIAPGYHSIVQRPMDLSTIKKNIENGLIRSTAEFQRDIMLMFQNAVMYNSSDHDVYHMAVEMQRDVLEQIQQFLATQLIMQTSESGISAKSLRGRDSTRKQDASEKDSVPMGSPAFLLSLFDGGTRGRRCAIEADMKMKK
- the BRD8 gene encoding bromodomain-containing protein 8 isoform X3, which translates into the protein MPVEMWTVQRKVQCVLWLAKFESVTKVQREYQRVYNEAPPHRNNITRWDKQLKETGSLVEKPHSEHKLLSTGPTEPWSIREKLCLASSVMRSGDQNWVSVSRAIKPFAEPGRPPDWFSQKHCASQYSELLETTETPKRKRGEKGEVVETVEDVIVRKLTAERVEELKKVIKETQEKYRRLKRDAELIQAGHMDSRLDELCNDIAMKKKLEEEEAEVKRKATDAAYQARQAVKTPPRRLPTVMVRSPIDSASPGSDYPLGDLTATTVEEATSGVTPGTLPSTPVTSFPGIPDTLPPGSAPLEAPMTPVTDDSPQKKMLGQKATPPPSPLLSELLKKGSLLPTSPRLVNESEMTVASGHLNSTGVLLEVGGVLPMIHGGEMQQTPNTVAASPAASGAPTLSRLLEAGPTQFTTPLASFTTVASEPPVKLVPPPVESVSQATIVMMPALPAPSSAPAVSTPESVAPVSQPDTCVPMEAVGDPHTVTVSMDSSEISMIINSIKEECFRSGVAEASGGSKPPSVDGKEDLDLAEKMDIAVSYTGEELDFETVGDIIAIIEDKVDDHPEVLDVAAVEAALSFCEENDDPQSLPGPWEHPLQQERDKPVPLSAPELTVKQERLDFEESENKGIHELEDIRVPSIEIKMEPTEPEQGISGAEIVTGIVPATCMEPPELSSQDLDEEPRSIAAAEIAEADVAGGKGDETPLTTVKTEASPESMLSPSHGSNPIEDPLEAETQHKFEMSDSLKEESGTIFGSQIKDAPGEDEEEDGVSEAASLEEAKEDQGEGYLSEMDNEPPVSESDDGFSIHNATLQSHTLADSIPSSPASSQFSVCSEDQEAIQAQKIWKKAIMLVWRAAANHRYANVFLQPVTDDIAPGYHSIVQRPMDLSTIKKNIENGLIRSTAEFQRDIMLMFQNAVMYNSSDHDVYHMAVEMQRDVLEQIQQFLATQLIMQTSESGISAKSLRGRDSTRKQDASEKDGGTRGRRCAIEADMKMKK
- the BRD8 gene encoding bromodomain-containing protein 8 isoform X2 produces the protein MPVEMWTVQRKVQCVLWLAKFESVTKVQREYQRVYNEAPPHRNNITRWDKQLKETGSLVEKPHSEHKLLSTGPTEPWSIREKLCLASSVMRSGDQNWVSVSRAIKPFAEPGRPPDWFSQKHCASQYSELLETTETPKRKRGEKGEVVETVEDVIVRKLTAERVEELKKVIKETQEKYRRLKRDAELIQAGHMDSRLDELCNDIAMKKKLEEEEAEVKRKATDAAYQARQAVKTPPRRLPTVMVRSPIDSASPGSDYPLGDLTATTVEEATSGVTPGTLPSTPVTSFPGIPDTLPPGSAPLEAPMTPVTDDSPQKKMLGQKATPPPSPLLSELLKKGSLLPTSPRLVNESEMTVASGHLNSTGVLLEVGGVLPMIHGGEMQQTPNTVAASPAASGAPTLSRLLEAGPTQFTTPLASFTTVASEPPVKLVPPPVESVSQATIVMMPALPAPSSAPAVSTPESVAPVSQPDTCVPMEAVGDPHTVTVSMDSSEISMIINSIKEECFRSGVAEASGGSKPPSVDGKEDLDLAEKMDIAVSYTGEELDFETVGDIIAIIEDKVDDHPEVLDVAAVEAALSFCEENDDPQSLPGPWEHPLQQERDKPVPLSAPELTVKQERLDFEESENKGIHELEDIRVPSIEIKMEPTEPEQGISGAEIVTGIVPATCMEPPELSSQDLDEEPRSIAAAEIAEADVAGGKGDETPLTTVKTEASPESMLSPSHGSNPIEDPLEAETQHKFEMSDSLKEESGTIFGSQIKDAPGEDEEEDGVSEAASLEEAKEDQGEGYLSEMDNEPPVSESDDGFSIHNATLQSHTLADSIPSSPASSQFSVCSEDQEAIQAQKIWKKAIMLVWRAAANHRYANVFLQPVTDDIAPGYHSIVQRPMDLSTIKKNIENGLIRSTAEFQRDIMLMFQNAVMYNSSDHDVYHMAVEMQRDVLEQIQQFLATQLIMQTSESGISAKSLRGRDSTRKQDASEKDSVPMGSPAFLLSLFDGGTRGRRCAIEADMKMKK